In the genome of Streptomyces racemochromogenes, one region contains:
- a CDS encoding inositol monophosphatase family protein: protein MIPQDLKDELLDVALEAAGRAGALLRDGRPADLTVAATKSSPIDVVTEMDIAAEKLITGILAERRPADGLLGEEGADSPGTSGVRWVVDPLDGTVNYLYGLPGWGVSIAAEYRGETVVGVVAAPMRGETYHAVLGGGAWSGAARLACRADAPLDRALIATGFGYVQTRRAHQAEVAARIIPLVRDIRRGGSAALDLCDVAAGRLDGYWERGLNPWDLAAGELIAREAGALTGGRPSESASGELVLAATPAVFAPLQLLLEEAGAWHD, encoded by the coding sequence GTGATTCCGCAGGACCTGAAGGACGAGCTGCTGGACGTGGCCCTGGAGGCCGCCGGTCGCGCCGGGGCGCTGCTGCGCGACGGCCGGCCGGCCGACCTGACGGTGGCCGCGACCAAGAGCAGCCCGATCGACGTGGTGACCGAGATGGACATCGCCGCCGAGAAGCTGATCACCGGCATCCTCGCCGAGCGCCGGCCCGCGGACGGGCTGCTGGGCGAGGAGGGCGCGGACAGCCCCGGCACGAGCGGGGTGCGCTGGGTCGTCGACCCGCTGGACGGCACCGTGAACTACCTCTACGGGCTCCCGGGCTGGGGGGTGTCCATCGCGGCCGAGTACCGCGGCGAGACCGTGGTGGGCGTGGTGGCGGCGCCGATGCGCGGGGAGACGTACCACGCGGTGCTGGGCGGCGGGGCCTGGTCGGGCGCCGCCCGGCTGGCCTGCCGGGCGGACGCGCCGCTGGACCGGGCGCTGATCGCCACCGGATTCGGGTACGTCCAGACCAGGCGGGCCCACCAGGCCGAGGTCGCCGCCCGGATCATCCCGCTGGTACGGGACATCCGGCGCGGCGGTTCGGCGGCGCTCGACCTGTGCGACGTCGCCGCGGGCCGCCTCGACGGGTACTGGGAGCGCGGGCTGAACCCCTGGGACCTGGCGGCGGGCGAGCTGATCGCCCGCGAGGCGGGCGCCCTGACCGGAGGGCGGCCCTCGGAGTCGGCCTCGGGGGAGCTGGTGCTGGCGGCCACCCCGGCGGTCTTCGCCCCGCTCCAGCTGCTCCTGGAGGAAGCCGGGGCCTGGCACGACTGA
- a CDS encoding VOC family protein yields MGYTVSTSSHETFGAPCWVSLMARDLDASKEFYSAVLGWEFGPAHLGEAFAVGFASGVPVAGIGALPPTLSIPVTWTPYFAVDDADVTAARIRERSGTVAVGPLSFGTGRAALAADRDGAVFGIWQGEAIPDWGMGGDAAPAWLELHTRNAFDAAIFYGEVLEWACDHTGCCEVAYVEEDDRILLRRAGRTVARLHGGTLAEAPDPHLRPRWRAHFRVPDLDAAIEAATALGGTTVPAADSAAFPHERTLRDPDGATFSIVGPTAPGLF; encoded by the coding sequence ATGGGGTACACCGTGTCGACATCGAGTCACGAAACGTTCGGCGCGCCCTGCTGGGTCAGCCTCATGGCCCGCGACCTCGACGCGTCGAAGGAGTTCTACAGCGCGGTCCTCGGCTGGGAATTCGGCCCCGCCCACCTCGGCGAGGCCTTCGCCGTCGGCTTCGCCTCGGGGGTCCCCGTGGCCGGTATCGGCGCGCTGCCCCCGACGCTCAGCATCCCCGTCACCTGGACCCCGTACTTCGCGGTGGACGACGCCGACGTCACCGCGGCACGCATCCGCGAGCGCAGCGGAACCGTCGCCGTCGGCCCCCTGTCCTTCGGCACCGGCCGGGCCGCGCTCGCCGCCGACCGGGACGGGGCGGTCTTCGGCATCTGGCAGGGCGAGGCCATCCCGGACTGGGGCATGGGCGGCGACGCGGCGCCGGCCTGGCTGGAGCTGCACACCCGCAACGCCTTCGACGCCGCCATCTTCTACGGCGAGGTCCTGGAGTGGGCCTGCGACCACACCGGCTGCTGCGAGGTCGCCTACGTGGAGGAGGACGACCGCATCCTGCTCCGCCGCGCGGGCCGGACGGTGGCCCGCCTGCACGGCGGAACCCTCGCGGAGGCCCCCGACCCGCACCTGAGGCCCCGCTGGCGCGCCCACTTCCGGGTCCCCGACCTCGACGCCGCGATCGAGGCCGCCACCGCCCTCGGCGGCACCACCGTCCCCGCGGCGGACTCCGCGGCCTTCCCCCACGAACGCACCCTGCGCGACCCCGACGGCGCCACGTTCAGCATCGTCGGCCCCACCGCCCCGGGCCTCTTCTGA
- a CDS encoding nuclear transport factor 2 family protein: MGTVDTAGTAERFRTAVEKGDLAALDDLFTDDIRLYSPVKFKPFEGKAAVLGLFGVLVRTFEDLRYLGRLDGAAETTSGDGQAPTVILPFRALVAGKQIHGIDQLQFDEEGRVKEFTVMVRPQSAVQALGQAVLTGLIADGLAPEA, encoded by the coding sequence ATGGGGACCGTGGACACCGCGGGGACCGCCGAACGCTTCCGCACCGCCGTGGAGAAGGGGGACCTCGCCGCGCTGGACGACCTGTTCACCGACGACATCCGGCTCTACAGCCCGGTGAAGTTCAAGCCCTTCGAGGGCAAGGCCGCCGTCCTCGGCCTCTTCGGCGTGCTGGTGCGCACCTTCGAAGACCTCCGCTACCTCGGCCGGCTGGACGGCGCCGCCGAGACCACCTCCGGCGACGGGCAGGCCCCGACGGTGATCCTGCCCTTCCGCGCGCTGGTGGCGGGCAAGCAGATCCACGGCATCGACCAGCTCCAGTTCGACGAAGAGGGCCGGGTGAAGGAGTTCACGGTGATGGTCCGCCCCCAGTCCGCCGTCCAGGCCCTGGGCCAGGCGGTCCTGACCGGCCTGATCGCCGACGGCCTCGCCCCGGAGGCCTGA
- a CDS encoding SGNH/GDSL hydrolase family protein yields MRKSEYLRYVALGDSQTEGLGDGDDTVGLRGFADRLAGHLAAAAPGLRYANLAVRGRLAGQVRAEQLGPALELRPDLATVVAGVNDLLRPRFDAAQVAGELEEVFAALTAAGARVATVTFPDVARIAPLARPLSPRVSELNSHIRAAAARHGVVVAETGREAAAADPRMWATDRLHASPLGHARIAAALAEALELPGSGGAWREPLPPRPPRALAGAVAAEAAWVAGFLGPWLGRRLRGRSSGDGRSAKRPQLLPL; encoded by the coding sequence GTGCGGAAGTCTGAGTACCTGCGCTACGTCGCCCTGGGCGACAGCCAGACCGAGGGGCTGGGGGACGGTGACGACACGGTGGGCCTGCGCGGCTTCGCCGACCGCCTCGCGGGACACCTCGCGGCCGCCGCCCCCGGGCTGCGGTACGCCAACCTCGCGGTGCGGGGCCGCCTCGCCGGACAGGTCCGGGCCGAGCAGCTCGGGCCCGCCCTGGAGCTGCGGCCGGACCTCGCGACCGTCGTCGCCGGGGTCAACGACCTGCTCCGGCCGCGCTTCGACGCCGCCCAGGTGGCCGGCGAGCTGGAGGAGGTGTTCGCCGCGCTCACCGCCGCCGGAGCCCGGGTGGCGACCGTGACCTTCCCCGACGTGGCGCGCATCGCCCCCCTGGCACGGCCGCTGAGCCCCCGCGTGAGCGAGCTCAACAGCCACATCCGGGCCGCGGCCGCCCGCCACGGGGTGGTGGTCGCCGAGACCGGCCGCGAGGCCGCGGCCGCCGACCCGCGGATGTGGGCGACCGACCGGCTGCACGCCAGCCCCCTCGGCCACGCCCGGATCGCCGCCGCACTGGCCGAGGCCCTGGAGCTGCCCGGCAGCGGCGGTGCCTGGAGGGAGCCGCTGCCGCCCCGGCCGCCCCGCGCGCTCGCCGGGGCCGTCGCCGCCGAGGCGGCCTGGGTGGCCGGGTTCCTCGGCCCCTGGCTCGGCCGCCGGCTGCGCGGCAGGTCCTCGGGCGACGGCCGCAGCGCGAAGCGTCCGCAGCTGCTGCCGCTCTAG
- a CDS encoding PadR family transcriptional regulator: MALRHAVLAALLDGEYSGYQLAKAFDISVANFWHASPQQLYAELARLEADGLVAGREVVQESRPNKRLFRVTDTGRAELERFAGAASKPSSIRDDLLVKVQSADRIGTAPVIGQLLERAAAAEAKIEVLRGLLRDMRGELDEEEFLLRGERIGGYLTCLRGVAFEEGHRDWCLRAADVLGKREGTTRAEV; the protein is encoded by the coding sequence ATGGCTTTGCGGCACGCGGTGCTGGCGGCGCTGCTCGACGGCGAGTACAGCGGCTACCAGCTGGCGAAGGCCTTCGACATCAGCGTCGCGAACTTCTGGCACGCCTCGCCCCAGCAGCTCTACGCCGAACTGGCGCGGCTGGAGGCGGACGGGCTGGTCGCCGGCCGGGAGGTGGTGCAGGAGTCCCGGCCGAACAAGCGGCTGTTCCGGGTCACCGACACCGGCCGCGCCGAACTGGAGCGGTTCGCCGGAGCGGCGTCCAAGCCCTCCTCGATCCGCGACGACCTCCTCGTGAAGGTGCAGAGCGCCGACCGCATCGGCACCGCCCCGGTCATCGGGCAGCTCCTGGAACGGGCGGCCGCCGCCGAGGCCAAGATCGAGGTGCTCCGCGGGCTGCTGCGGGACATGCGCGGCGAGCTGGACGAGGAGGAGTTCCTGCTGCGCGGCGAGCGGATCGGCGGCTACCTGACCTGCCTGCGCGGGGTGGCCTTCGAGGAGGGCCACCGGGACTGGTGCCTGCGCGCCGCGGACGTGCTGGGCAAGAGGGAGGGGACCACCCGTGCGGAAGTCTGA
- a CDS encoding D-arabinono-1,4-lactone oxidase, producing MATSGTAAAKNAPGTWRNWAGNVRATPARVVTPASVGELQEAVRRAAEEGLRVKAVGTGHSFTAAAATDGVLVRPQALSGILAVDRTAGTVTVAAGTALKDLNRDLARQGLSLTNMGDIMEQTVSGATGTGTHGTGRDSASISAQIRALELVTADGRLMTCSEKENPEVFAAARIGIGALGVVTSLTFAVEPLFLLTAREEPMRFDRVTAEFDQHVAENEHFEFYWFPHTGNCNTKRNNRSQGPASPPGAVSAWIEDELLSNGLFQAVNSLGRAVPAAIPSIARVASRALSARTYTDIPYKVFTSPRRVRFVEMEYALPRERAVEALRELKTMVERSGLRISFPVEVRTAPADDITLSTASGRETAYVAVHMYRGTPYQAYFTAAERIFTAHGGRPHWGKVHTRDAEQLAEVYPRFAEFTAVRDRLDPDRLFGNDYLRRVLGD from the coding sequence ATGGCGACGTCGGGGACAGCAGCAGCGAAGAACGCACCGGGCACGTGGCGTAACTGGGCGGGCAACGTCCGCGCCACGCCCGCGCGCGTGGTGACTCCGGCCTCGGTCGGGGAGCTCCAGGAGGCGGTCCGCCGGGCCGCCGAGGAAGGGCTGCGGGTGAAGGCGGTCGGCACCGGCCACTCCTTCACCGCGGCGGCCGCGACCGACGGGGTGCTCGTACGGCCGCAGGCGCTCAGCGGGATCCTCGCGGTCGACCGGACGGCCGGCACCGTCACCGTGGCGGCGGGCACCGCCCTCAAGGACCTGAACCGGGACCTGGCCCGGCAGGGCCTCTCGCTCACCAACATGGGCGACATCATGGAGCAGACGGTCTCCGGCGCCACCGGCACCGGCACGCACGGCACCGGCCGCGACTCGGCCTCCATCTCCGCCCAGATCCGCGCGCTGGAACTGGTCACGGCGGACGGCCGGCTGATGACCTGCTCGGAGAAGGAGAACCCCGAGGTCTTCGCGGCGGCCCGGATCGGCATCGGCGCCCTGGGCGTCGTCACCTCGCTCACCTTCGCGGTGGAGCCGCTCTTCCTCCTGACCGCCCGCGAGGAGCCCATGCGCTTCGACCGGGTGACCGCCGAGTTCGACCAGCACGTCGCGGAGAACGAGCACTTCGAGTTCTACTGGTTCCCGCACACCGGCAACTGCAACACCAAGCGCAACAACCGCAGCCAGGGCCCCGCCTCCCCGCCCGGCGCGGTCAGCGCCTGGATCGAGGACGAGCTGCTCTCCAACGGCCTCTTCCAGGCCGTCAACTCCCTGGGCCGCGCCGTCCCGGCGGCCATCCCCTCCATCGCCCGCGTGGCCAGCCGCGCCCTGTCGGCGCGCACCTACACGGACATCCCCTACAAGGTGTTCACCAGTCCCCGCCGGGTGCGGTTCGTGGAGATGGAGTACGCCCTTCCGCGCGAGCGGGCGGTCGAGGCGCTGCGGGAGCTCAAGACCATGGTCGAACGCTCCGGCCTGCGGATCAGCTTCCCGGTGGAGGTGCGCACCGCTCCGGCGGACGACATCACGCTGTCCACCGCCTCGGGGCGGGAGACGGCGTACGTCGCGGTGCACATGTACCGGGGCACCCCGTACCAGGCCTACTTCACGGCGGCCGAGCGGATCTTCACCGCCCACGGGGGCCGGCCGCACTGGGGCAAGGTGCACACCCGCGACGCGGAGCAGCTGGCCGAGGTCTACCCGCGCTTCGCCGAGTTCACGGCGGTGCGGGACCGGCTGGATCCGGACCGGCTGTTCGGCAACGACTACCTGAGGCGGGTCCTCGGGGACTGA
- the sepH gene encoding septation protein SepH, with the protein MPELRVVAVSNDGTRLVLKAADSTEYTLPIDERLRAAVRNDRARLNQIEIEVESHLRPRDIQARIRAGASAEEVAQLAGIPVDRVRRFEGPVLAERAFMAERARKTPVRRPGENTGPQLGEAVQERLTLRGADKDSVLWDSWRRDDGTWEVLLVYRVAGEPHSASWSYDPPRRLVVAVDDEARSLIGEADDLPSTPEPSFPFVPRIARLPRDRPLDRALDRQIERPDSRPAPPPPPEPEEERDTLTSLLEAVPSFRGDLVVPDRTETPAEEQESEEPPAAAASAGAGAAYADVLMPRTVAGHRERLTGTTDRQAEADGVRPGRRAAVPSWDEIVFGTRRKKQE; encoded by the coding sequence ATGCCCGAACTGCGTGTCGTGGCCGTCTCGAATGACGGAACACGACTGGTGCTCAAGGCTGCGGACAGCACGGAGTACACGCTTCCGATCGACGAGCGGCTGCGGGCTGCCGTGCGCAATGACCGCGCGCGCCTGAACCAGATCGAGATCGAGGTGGAGAGCCACCTCCGCCCCCGCGACATCCAGGCCCGCATACGGGCCGGTGCCTCCGCGGAGGAGGTCGCCCAGCTCGCCGGCATCCCGGTCGACCGGGTACGCCGCTTCGAGGGCCCGGTGCTGGCCGAGCGCGCCTTCATGGCCGAGCGCGCCCGCAAGACCCCCGTGCGCCGCCCCGGCGAGAACACCGGACCGCAGCTCGGCGAGGCCGTGCAGGAGCGCCTCACCCTGCGCGGGGCCGACAAGGACTCCGTGCTGTGGGACTCCTGGCGCCGCGACGACGGCACCTGGGAGGTGCTGCTGGTCTACCGGGTGGCGGGCGAACCGCACTCGGCGAGCTGGTCGTACGACCCGCCGCGCCGGCTGGTCGTCGCCGTGGACGACGAGGCCCGCTCGCTGATCGGCGAGGCCGACGACCTGCCCTCCACCCCGGAGCCGAGCTTCCCGTTCGTGCCGAGGATCGCCCGCCTGCCCCGGGACCGGCCGCTGGACCGCGCCCTGGACCGGCAGATCGAACGGCCCGACAGCCGGCCCGCCCCGCCGCCCCCGCCGGAGCCGGAGGAGGAGCGGGACACGCTGACCAGCCTGCTGGAGGCGGTCCCGAGCTTCCGGGGCGACCTGGTGGTGCCGGACCGTACGGAGACCCCCGCCGAGGAGCAGGAGTCCGAGGAGCCCCCGGCCGCGGCGGCGTCGGCGGGTGCCGGCGCGGCGTACGCGGACGTGCTGATGCCGCGTACGGTGGCGGGCCACCGCGAGCGGCTGACGGGTACCACCGACCGGCAGGCCGAGGCCGACGGGGTCCGGCCGGGGCGCCGGGCGGCCGTGCCCAGCTGGGACGAGATCGTCTTCGGGACCCGGCGCAAGAAGCAGGAGTAG
- a CDS encoding MFS transporter translates to MPSPYRAIFAAPGTKGFSAAGLIGRLPISMVGVGILTMISELTGRYAMASALTGTLALAAAFIGPLVSRLVDQYGQRRVLRPATLISTAAVTGLVLAAANGLPDWTLFVFAAVAGCVPSVGSMVRARWTELYRDSPRELHTAYSFESVIDEVCFIFGPILAIGLSTTWFPEAGPVIAAGCLLVGVWLLTAQRSTEPAPHPRSPDADRTSALRSPGLQVLTATFMATGAIFGSIDVSTLAFAEEQGSKSSASFILAIWAAGSCIAGIVFGLLHLKGKAERRWVLGICAMAVSMIPLLLAGNLPFLAVALFVSGLAIAPTMITTMALIEAHVPRAKLTEGMTWISTGLAVGVAVGSSVTGLVIDAAGAQRGFVVSISSGVAAAAVAFAGYRRLTRPAQGEEPASDGDVGDSSSEERTGHVA, encoded by the coding sequence TTGCCCAGTCCCTACCGCGCGATCTTCGCGGCCCCCGGCACCAAGGGGTTCAGTGCCGCCGGCCTCATAGGCCGGCTGCCGATATCCATGGTCGGCGTCGGCATCCTCACGATGATCTCGGAGCTGACCGGCCGCTACGCGATGGCGAGCGCCCTCACCGGCACCCTCGCCCTCGCCGCCGCGTTCATCGGCCCCCTGGTCTCCCGCCTGGTGGACCAGTACGGACAGCGGCGGGTCCTGCGCCCCGCGACCCTGATCTCCACGGCCGCCGTCACCGGCCTGGTACTGGCCGCCGCGAACGGCCTGCCCGACTGGACCCTCTTCGTCTTCGCCGCCGTCGCCGGCTGCGTGCCGAGCGTCGGCTCCATGGTCCGCGCCCGCTGGACCGAGCTCTACCGCGACTCCCCGCGCGAGCTGCACACCGCGTACTCCTTCGAGTCCGTGATCGACGAGGTGTGCTTCATCTTCGGCCCGATCCTCGCCATCGGCCTGTCCACCACCTGGTTCCCCGAGGCCGGGCCGGTCATCGCGGCCGGCTGCCTGCTCGTCGGGGTCTGGCTGCTCACCGCCCAGCGCTCCACCGAGCCGGCCCCGCACCCGCGCAGCCCCGACGCGGACCGCACCTCGGCCCTGCGCTCCCCCGGCCTCCAGGTGCTGACGGCCACCTTCATGGCGACCGGCGCGATCTTCGGCTCCATCGACGTGTCCACGCTGGCCTTCGCCGAGGAGCAGGGCAGCAAGTCCTCCGCCAGCTTCATCCTGGCGATCTGGGCGGCGGGGTCCTGTATCGCCGGAATCGTCTTCGGCCTGCTGCACCTCAAGGGCAAGGCCGAACGCCGCTGGGTACTGGGCATCTGTGCGATGGCCGTGAGTATGATCCCCCTCCTACTGGCCGGGAACCTTCCGTTTCTGGCCGTGGCGCTCTTCGTCTCGGGCCTCGCCATCGCTCCCACGATGATCACCACGATGGCCCTGATCGAAGCGCACGTACCACGCGCGAAGCTCACCGAGGGCATGACCTGGATCAGCACCGGCCTGGCGGTCGGGGTCGCGGTCGGCTCCTCGGTGACCGGTCTGGTCATCGACGCGGCCGGGGCCCAGCGCGGGTTCGTGGTCTCGATCTCCTCGGGAGTGGCCGCGGCGGCGGTGGCGTTCGCGGGTTACCGCCGGCTGACGAGGCCGGCGCAAGGGGAGGAGCCTGCCAGCGATGGCGACGTCGGGGACAGCAGCAGCGAAGAACGCACCGGGCACGTGGCGTAA
- a CDS encoding sulfurtransferase, whose amino-acid sequence MTAILSASELRGELAGSRPPVLLDVRWQLGGPDQRPAYEAGHLPGAVYVDLDRELAGPPGTGGRHPLPDPEDFGAAMRRAGVRADGPVVVYDGGLGWAAARAWWLLRWTGHRNVRVLDGGLAAWTAVGGALSTDAPRPVEGDFKPNPGEFGLLEADDAATLARTGLLLDARAGERYRGEVEPIDRVGGHIPGAVSAPTTENVGPDGRFLSAGELRARFAALGAAGDTAVGVYCGSGVSGAHEVLALEVAGIPASLYAGSWSQWSSDPERPVATGPNP is encoded by the coding sequence ATGACTGCGATTCTCTCGGCCTCCGAACTGCGGGGCGAACTGGCCGGCTCCCGCCCGCCGGTACTCCTGGACGTCCGATGGCAGCTGGGCGGCCCCGACCAGCGCCCCGCCTACGAAGCCGGGCACCTGCCCGGTGCCGTGTACGTCGACCTGGACCGCGAACTGGCAGGTCCGCCGGGGACGGGCGGGCGCCACCCGCTCCCCGACCCGGAGGACTTCGGCGCCGCGATGCGCCGGGCCGGGGTGCGCGCGGACGGGCCGGTGGTCGTGTACGACGGCGGCCTCGGCTGGGCGGCCGCCCGCGCCTGGTGGCTGCTGCGCTGGACGGGGCACCGGAACGTGCGCGTGCTGGACGGCGGCCTGGCCGCGTGGACGGCGGTGGGCGGCGCGCTCAGTACCGACGCGCCGAGGCCCGTCGAGGGCGATTTCAAGCCAAACCCGGGGGAGTTCGGCCTGCTGGAGGCCGACGACGCGGCCACGCTGGCGCGTACGGGCCTGCTGCTGGACGCCCGCGCGGGCGAGCGGTACCGCGGCGAGGTCGAGCCGATCGACCGGGTCGGCGGCCACATCCCGGGCGCGGTGTCGGCCCCGACCACCGAGAACGTCGGTCCGGACGGGCGGTTCCTTTCGGCCGGGGAGCTGCGCGCCCGGTTCGCGGCGCTCGGCGCCGCGGGGGACACCGCGGTGGGCGTGTACTGCGGTTCCGGGGTCTCCGGGGCGCACGAGGTCCTCGCCCTGGAGGTGGCCGGTATTCCGGCCAGTCTGTACGCGGGCAGCTGGTCGCAGTGGTCCTCGGACCCGGAGCGGCCCGTGGCCACCGGTCCCAACCCCTGA
- a CDS encoding VOC family protein has product MTQASGASRRTPGTPCWVSLMVHGLGSTEDFYADLFGWEYEPGPTQFGPSVRAFLDGQEVAGIGEMPPDRHLPVAWTPYFATDDADCTAESIRSCGGTVAVGPLDAGAAGRMAICSDPLGAIFGIWQTDGHPAARRAGAAGTPVWNELLTQESSTVGKFYEHVFGHEAEPHPDVPSDFDYLTLRLGDRPVAAVHGVGRSLPHDRGPHWMTYFEVADPDAAAARVAGLGGRVVTPPRERITGRLAVVADPEGAVFALVRTPA; this is encoded by the coding sequence ATGACGCAGGCATCGGGGGCTTCGCGGCGCACGCCCGGCACACCCTGCTGGGTGAGCCTGATGGTGCACGGACTCGGGAGCACGGAGGACTTCTACGCCGACCTGTTCGGCTGGGAGTACGAGCCCGGCCCCACCCAGTTCGGGCCGAGCGTGCGGGCCTTCCTCGACGGTCAGGAGGTCGCCGGGATCGGCGAGATGCCGCCGGACCGCCATCTTCCGGTGGCGTGGACCCCGTACTTCGCCACGGACGACGCCGACTGCACCGCCGAGTCCATCCGCTCCTGCGGCGGCACGGTCGCGGTGGGCCCGCTCGACGCGGGGGCGGCGGGACGGATGGCGATCTGCTCCGACCCGCTGGGGGCGATCTTCGGGATCTGGCAGACGGACGGGCACCCCGCGGCCCGCCGGGCGGGGGCGGCGGGCACCCCGGTGTGGAACGAGCTGCTCACCCAGGAGTCCTCGACGGTGGGCAAGTTCTACGAGCACGTCTTCGGCCACGAGGCCGAGCCGCACCCGGACGTGCCGTCCGACTTCGACTACCTGACGCTGCGCCTGGGCGACCGTCCGGTCGCCGCCGTCCACGGCGTCGGACGGTCGCTGCCGCACGACCGGGGGCCGCACTGGATGACGTACTTCGAGGTGGCGGACCCCGACGCGGCCGCCGCCCGGGTGGCGGGGCTGGGCGGCCGGGTCGTCACCCCGCCCCGGGAGCGGATCACGGGCCGGCTGGCCGTGGTCGCGGACCCGGAGGGGGCGGTCTTCGCCCTCGTCCGGACGCCGGCCTAG
- a CDS encoding ferrochelatase → MSDQLRAPDAPAADSPAAPYDALLLLSFGGPEGPDDVVPFLENVTRGRGIPRERLKEVGQHYFGFGGVSPINAQNRELLDALRKDFAEHGLDLPVYWGNRNWAPYLTDVMREMVRDGHRRIAVLATSAYASYSGCRQYRENLADALATLEQEGLELPRVDKLRHYFNHPGFVQPMIDGVLASLAALPAEVRDGARLAFTTHSIPDSAADTSGPVEDHTEGGRGGAYVKQHLDVARVIADAVTAETGTAHPWRLVYQSRSGAPHIPWLEPDICDHLEALHADGAPAVVMVPIGFVSDHMEVLYDLDTEARAKAAELGLPAERSATVGADPRFAAAVRELVLERAARERGESPRECWVGTLGQSHDLCAVGCCPARAPRPAAAGTDSPYA, encoded by the coding sequence ATGTCAGACCAGCTCCGTGCCCCCGACGCGCCCGCGGCCGACAGCCCCGCCGCCCCCTACGACGCCCTGCTGCTGCTGTCCTTCGGCGGCCCCGAGGGACCCGACGACGTCGTGCCGTTCCTGGAGAACGTCACGCGCGGCCGGGGCATCCCGAGAGAGCGGCTCAAGGAGGTCGGGCAGCACTACTTCGGCTTCGGCGGGGTCAGCCCGATCAACGCGCAGAACCGCGAGCTGCTGGACGCCCTGCGCAAGGACTTCGCCGAGCACGGGCTGGACCTGCCGGTCTACTGGGGCAACCGGAACTGGGCCCCGTACCTGACCGACGTGATGCGGGAGATGGTGCGCGACGGCCACCGCCGCATCGCGGTCCTCGCCACCAGCGCGTACGCCTCGTACTCGGGCTGCCGCCAGTACCGCGAGAACCTCGCCGACGCCCTCGCCACCCTGGAGCAGGAGGGCCTGGAACTGCCGCGCGTGGACAAGCTGCGGCACTACTTCAACCACCCCGGCTTCGTACAGCCCATGATCGACGGGGTGCTCGCCTCGCTCGCGGCACTGCCCGCCGAGGTCCGGGACGGGGCCCGGCTGGCCTTCACCACCCACTCCATCCCCGACTCCGCGGCCGACACCTCCGGCCCGGTCGAGGACCACACCGAGGGCGGCCGGGGCGGGGCCTACGTCAAGCAGCACCTCGACGTGGCCCGCGTGATCGCCGACGCCGTGACGGCGGAGACCGGCACCGCGCACCCGTGGCGGCTCGTCTACCAGTCCCGCAGCGGCGCCCCGCACATCCCGTGGCTGGAGCCGGACATCTGCGACCACCTGGAGGCCCTGCACGCCGACGGCGCGCCCGCCGTGGTCATGGTGCCGATCGGCTTCGTCTCCGACCACATGGAGGTCCTCTACGACCTCGACACCGAGGCCAGGGCCAAGGCCGCCGAACTGGGCCTGCCGGCCGAGCGCTCCGCGACCGTCGGCGCCGACCCCCGCTTCGCCGCCGCGGTACGCGAACTCGTGCTGGAGCGCGCCGCCCGCGAGCGCGGGGAGAGCCCGCGGGAGTGCTGGGTGGGCACGCTGGGACAGAGCCACGACCTGTGCGCGGTGGGCTGCTGCCCGGCCCGCGCGCCCCGGCCGGCCGCCGCCGGCACGGACAGCCCGTACGCGTAG